From Paenibacillus graminis, a single genomic window includes:
- a CDS encoding tetratricopeptide repeat protein: protein MREELIAQLNKWHEEDKYQEIVDRIKETPTILIDDELATHLGRALNNLGRYKSALKWFMKTADKGKKDPLWHFRVGYAHYYLDELQDAIREFEIAHKLDPEDEDTIQFLEWSRKEAAEAPADKDSDAEEQEE, encoded by the coding sequence ATGAGAGAAGAACTTATCGCACAATTAAATAAATGGCATGAGGAGGATAAATATCAGGAAATCGTAGACCGGATCAAAGAAACGCCGACGATATTGATTGATGATGAGCTGGCCACCCATTTGGGGAGAGCGCTGAACAATCTCGGACGGTACAAGTCGGCACTGAAGTGGTTCATGAAGACAGCGGACAAGGGTAAAAAGGACCCGCTGTGGCATTTCCGTGTGGGATACGCCCATTATTATCTGGATGAGCTGCAGGATGCGATCCGGGAATTTGAGATTGCGCACAAGCTGGACCCCGAAGATGAAGATACCATTCAGTTTCTGGAATGGAGCCGCAAGGAGGCTGCTGAAGCCCCGGCAGATAAGGACTCTGACGCGGAAGAGCAAGAGGAATAG
- a CDS encoding serine hydrolase domain-containing protein codes for MLYSNMINPDRLPERIDKVIEQTLADKRLAGAVIKVAVDGKLIYSRAAGFANRELNQSMREDALFRLASVSKPITSTAALVLVAQGRLQLDDRVDRWLPEFQPRLKNGGRTAITIRHLMTHTAGLTYRFFQEEGGSYEQAGVSDGMDQPGITLDENLRRIASAPLLYTPGTQWRYSIATDVLGAVIARVAGTTLSEAIDALVTGPLGMKDTGFLAVDPQRLATAYADDVPGLRPLHNPDSLAFMEGTAGFRLSPGRALDPAAYPSGGAGMVGSTGDFLQLLETLRKGGAPLLPESLVREMTTNQIGDLHMPFWPGRGFGLGMTVLKDPIAADTAESPDTWRMGGTYGHSWFVDPEQRLSVAAFTNTALEGMSGPFTIDLCNAVYGRLNK; via the coding sequence ATACTGTATTCAAACATGATTAACCCAGACCGCCTCCCGGAACGCATTGATAAAGTAATTGAGCAGACGCTTGCCGACAAGCGCCTGGCGGGCGCTGTCATCAAGGTGGCAGTAGACGGGAAGCTCATATATAGCCGGGCTGCCGGCTTTGCCAATCGCGAACTGAACCAGTCCATGCGGGAGGATGCCTTATTCCGGCTCGCATCGGTTTCCAAACCCATTACCTCGACAGCTGCTCTGGTACTAGTGGCCCAAGGCCGCTTGCAGCTTGATGACCGGGTGGACCGCTGGCTGCCGGAGTTTCAGCCACGTCTGAAGAACGGCGGGCGCACGGCAATCACGATCCGCCACTTAATGACGCACACCGCTGGTCTGACCTACCGTTTCTTTCAGGAAGAGGGCGGCTCCTATGAGCAGGCCGGGGTATCCGATGGCATGGATCAGCCCGGCATCACGCTGGATGAGAACCTGCGGCGGATCGCCTCAGCCCCGCTGCTCTATACGCCGGGCACCCAGTGGAGATATTCTATCGCAACAGATGTGCTGGGGGCTGTGATCGCAAGGGTTGCCGGGACCACGCTCAGCGAAGCCATAGATGCACTCGTGACCGGGCCACTCGGCATGAAGGACACCGGCTTCCTTGCAGTGGACCCGCAGCGTCTGGCCACCGCTTACGCCGATGACGTTCCCGGTCTGCGGCCTTTGCACAATCCGGACAGCCTTGCTTTTATGGAGGGTACAGCAGGCTTCCGGCTTTCCCCTGGACGGGCGCTCGACCCTGCCGCCTATCCTTCCGGAGGAGCCGGTATGGTCGGCAGTACTGGAGATTTTCTGCAGCTGCTGGAAACCTTGCGCAAGGGAGGAGCGCCTCTGCTGCCGGAATCTCTGGTCCGCGAAATGACCACCAATCAGATTGGGGATCTGCACATGCCCTTCTGGCCAGGACGAGGTTTTGGCCTGGGGATGACGGTGCTGAAAGACCCTATTGCAGCAGACACTGCGGAATCGCCTGACACATGGCGCATGGGGGGCACCTATGGTCATTCGTGGTTCGTCGATCCCGAACAGCGGCTAAGCGTAGCAGCCTTCACCAACACCGCATTGGAGGGTATGTCGGGCCCGTTTACCATTGACCTTTGCAACGCCGTCTACGGCAGATTAAACAAATAA